GCAATTTTCTCTTGCATGGAAATTGTAAAACGTCCAAGCATTGCAACGCCCATTGCGATAATTGCAAGTACGTACCACCAATAACTTGCGACTCCTAAAACAAGCACAAGTCCTGCTAATCCGTACACACGTCTTCCTGTAAATAATAAGGCTTCCGTCGGCTCATAACTTCTAATCCTTCTCATAAACCCAATTAAAAATGGAACGAGGAACAGAGAATATGTATCTGAACCGATTGAAACGACAGGCCACCATGAAATAAACTGTGTTACCGCGTCACCTGGTATAAGAATAAAAATAGGAACGATCCATAAACGCTTTGATTCGTGTAAACCGACCTTTAATCCGCGCTTACCCTTCCTAAGCTTCGGCGTCGAATATCCTACTGCATTTTTAGAAATCAACAAGCCCTCTACAACGAGCATAACGCCTAGCAAAATAGCAAGAGATACAATCGTACTCTCTTCACCTTCTCCAAGCTGTAAGAAGGAAACTGGTAGCTTAGAAGATAATAGAACACATACAATTGCGATACTAAACGTATAAGCTGCTGATAAATATCGATACATAGCAGTTAATCCAAATAATAACGTCCATAGTAAGATGGCCCATAAGCTTGCTTTAGAAACAACAAGTCCAAGTCCAATTGTAATAATAGATACGATTAATCCGTATTTAACTCCTGCGAATAAAGATGTTCGCAGTTCAAACCAAATATCATAAACCTTAAAGGAAAAATCCTTTCGTTCTCGTAACATACGTAAATATCCAACAAAGATACTACTTATTAAAAATACATAGACAGCAGGGTGTAAGAAAAAACGTCCAACCGCCCGCATTATTTCAAAAATCCATGCCTCCACGAACCCATTCACCACCATTTATATCATTCTTTCTTTTTATATTATCATAACTGGACAAACGTTTGTTTAACACAAAAAAATACAGGCAGCAAACTGCCTGTATTTCTTTCTATTTCGCTATTAATTTTAATGCTGACTGTAATTGTAGATCATTTTCTCCAGAACGGATTTTTTCAATAATTTTCGTTTGAATCGCTTCAGCTGTCTTTTTATCAAGCTGTCCTGTCGCTTCCATCTTATTCGCATTTTGGAATGCTTTCAGCGCTGATTCTGTCTCTTTACTAAAGTATCCATCTTCACGTCCTGGTACATATCCTAAACTCTTAAGCATTTCTTGCGCGTGTTTTACTTGTACATCATTTGAGTTATATGAAAGTGTCTTTTCAATTTGAATTGGTGTCGCATGATAATAATCTGGTTGCTTCACTTCTACTGTTGGCGCAATTCCTTTTTTATGAATCCAGTTTCCATCCGGTGTTAACCATTTAAACATCGTTAATTTAATGTTGCTACCATCTTTAAATGGAACGGCTTGCTGAACAGTACCTTTACCAAACGTTTTTTCACCAACTAAATCGTATCCTTCTCCCTCTTTTAGCGCACCCGCTAAAATCTCTGAAGCAGAAGCACTTCCGTTATCAATTAATACTGAAATTGGATACGGCTTTCTCTCTTTCAGTTCAGTAGAGAATTTCTTCTTCTCACCATTTCGTTGCTCTACTTGTAGCATCGGCTTTTTATCCGTCATAATTTCCCCTAGTATCTCTTCTACACTATTTAAGTAGCCACCAGGATTACCACGTACATCAATAACTAAGCCTTTTATATTTTTCTTCTCTAACTCTTTTAACTGATCCTTAAATTCTTTCGCCGTATTTTCAGCAAAAGAAGTGATTTGCATATAACCGATATCTTTTCCGCTCTCTTGCTTCACAGAACTAAACACTGTGAAAATCGGAATTTTTTCACGCTTAATTTTAAATACAATCGGATCAGCTACTCCTGCGCGCTTAATTTCAATCGCAACAGTCGTTCCTTTTTTACCACGAATCTTTAATACCGCTTCTTCACGGGATAAATCTTTCACACTATTTCCATCTACAGATAAAATTTGGTCATTCGGTTTAATTCCAATCTTTTCTGCCGGTGAGCCTTTAATTGGAGACACGATAATAAGCTTACCGTCCGTTTTGTTCACCTCAGCCCCGATTCCCTCTAGCTCGGGATCCAGTGATTCACTAAACTGTTTAGCCGTTTCTTTATCCATATACGTGGAATAAGGGTCCTTCAGCGTAGACAACATGCCTTGTATTGCACCTTCGACTAATTTTTCATCTTTCACGTCTTCCACATAACGTGAATCAATTAGTGCATACGCCTCATTAATTTTTGCCAAATTCCCTTGCGCAGTGCTAGCGTTTCCACTCGAAATTGTTTGCGTTACTTCTGCTGGGTTAACCCCAAATAAAGACATACCTGCAAACATTCCGCCAGCACCAATTAAAAATGCAACAACCATTCCAATAATTGCAACTCTACGTTTCAATGCGGAATTCCCCTTTCCAAAACACACAGGTGGTGTAGCAAAAGGCATCACACAGTGTGTGATGCCTTTACCTATTTCTACTATATGATAAGCTTGTACGAATTATGTTTGCAACTTTTTATACTTTTAAGAAGCGACGAATTGACATTACACTTCCCCACATACCGATTAAAGCACCGATTAACACTAGTAAACCAGCTAATTGGAATACAAATGGGCTGTATGGTAGAAGTTCGAAAATTGTTCCGCCAAGTTTCTCGTTAAACACACTTTGTAGTGAATTATACGTAACTAGAATTAAGCCAATTGGAATAATTGATCCTAATACTCCTAAGAATAATCCCTCTAATAAGAACGGCCAACGAATAAACCAGTTTGTCGCACCTACAAGTTTCATAATTTCGATTTCTGTACTACGAGCATAAATTGTAATTTTAATTGTATTAGAAATTAAGAACATCGCTGTGAATAAAAGACCCGCAATTAACACAATCCCGATGTTACGACCTGTTTTTACAGTATCAAATAATCGTTCAACTTGACCTTTTCCGTACTGAACATTACTTACAAACTGCATTTTTTCAATCTTTTTCGCGATTGTCGCTGTATCTGTTGGTTCTTTTGCTTTTACAACGAATACGTTTTTAAGTGGGTTATCTTGTTCAAATAACTCAAACGTTTTTC
This Bacillus paramycoides DNA region includes the following protein-coding sequences:
- a CDS encoding PDZ domain-containing protein, whose product is MVVNGFVEAWIFEIMRAVGRFFLHPAVYVFLISSIFVGYLRMLRERKDFSFKVYDIWFELRTSLFAGVKYGLIVSIITIGLGLVVSKASLWAILLWTLLFGLTAMYRYLSAAYTFSIAIVCVLLSSKLPVSFLQLGEGEESTIVSLAILLGVMLVVEGLLISKNAVGYSTPKLRKGKRGLKVGLHESKRLWIVPIFILIPGDAVTQFISWWPVVSIGSDTYSLFLVPFLIGFMRRIRSYEPTEALLFTGRRVYGLAGLVLVLGVASYWWYVLAIIAMGVAMLGRFTISMQEKIADETRPAYFAARNDGLVVLDTIPNTIGAELNLLPGEMITKVNGVIPRSAEEFYDALQTKTTGAFCKLEVLDTNGELRLAQTALYAGGHHELGIVFVQQEHEWDSEAM
- the ftsX gene encoding permease-like cell division protein FtsX, encoding MKAKTLSRHLREGVKNLSRNGWMTFASVSAVTVTLLLVGVFLTAIMNMNHFATKVEQDVEIRVHIDPAAKEADQKKLEDDMSKIAKVDSIKYSSKEDELKRLIKSLGDSGKTFELFEQDNPLKNVFVVKAKEPTDTATIAKKIEKMQFVSNVQYGKGQVERLFDTVKTGRNIGIVLIAGLLFTAMFLISNTIKITIYARSTEIEIMKLVGATNWFIRWPFLLEGLFLGVLGSIIPIGLILVTYNSLQSVFNEKLGGTIFELLPYSPFVFQLAGLLVLIGALIGMWGSVMSIRRFLKV
- a CDS encoding S41 family peptidase, giving the protein MPFATPPVCFGKGNSALKRRVAIIGMVVAFLIGAGGMFAGMSLFGVNPAEVTQTISSGNASTAQGNLAKINEAYALIDSRYVEDVKDEKLVEGAIQGMLSTLKDPYSTYMDKETAKQFSESLDPELEGIGAEVNKTDGKLIIVSPIKGSPAEKIGIKPNDQILSVDGNSVKDLSREEAVLKIRGKKGTTVAIEIKRAGVADPIVFKIKREKIPIFTVFSSVKQESGKDIGYMQITSFAENTAKEFKDQLKELEKKNIKGLVIDVRGNPGGYLNSVEEILGEIMTDKKPMLQVEQRNGEKKKFSTELKERKPYPISVLIDNGSASASEILAGALKEGEGYDLVGEKTFGKGTVQQAVPFKDGSNIKLTMFKWLTPDGNWIHKKGIAPTVEVKQPDYYHATPIQIEKTLSYNSNDVQVKHAQEMLKSLGYVPGREDGYFSKETESALKAFQNANKMEATGQLDKKTAEAIQTKIIEKIRSGENDLQLQSALKLIAK